The Methanothermobacter sp. genome contains the following window.
GTGGACCCCCGCCTTGCATCATGGATGTTTGCATCATACATACTCTTCTTCATGGTGGGAACACCTGTCATGGCAAAGCTCTCAGACAGGTACGGTCGGAGAAACATTTACATCCTTGACATAACCCTCTTTGCTGCGGGATCCGCCATAACAGCACTATCACCATCATATCCCCTTCTCATCCTCGGAAGATCCCTTCAGGGATTCGGTGCCGGGGGCATCTTCCCCGTTGCAAGTGCATTCATAGGGGACACGTTCCCCCCTGAAAGCCGCGGCAGGGCGCTGGGTATCATTGGATCGGTATTCGGTTTCTCATCAATAGCAGGTCCCGTGCTTGCAGGTTTCATACTCCCCTACGGGTGGGAGTGGCTTTTCCTCATCAACATCCCAATAGCAGCCATCATTGTTATAGCAGGGTTCTTCATACTCCCCGTCACGGTTAAAGATGATGAGGGTGGTTTTGATGTCCTGGGGACCATCATACTTGCCGTCCTTGTCACATCACTGGCCATTGGCATAAACCAGCTTGATACAGCAGATATCCCCGGGAGCATCACAAGACCAATCGTTTCACTTCCCCTTCTAATCGCCATAGCACTTCTACCCCTCCTCTGGCGCGTTGAGAACAGTGCCCGGGACCCCATAATACAGGTGGACCTACTGAGGGAAAGGGAGGTCAGGATTGCAACTGCAATATCCGCAGGTAATGGCCTGTCACAGTCGGCCATAGTCTTCATACCAAGTTATGCCCTCCTTGCCCTTTCACTATCAGAATCAATGGCCAGTTTCAGTTTACTTCCATTTGTGATGACAATGGCCCTTGGGGCACCTGTTATTGGTTTCCTGCTTGACAGGGTTGGGTCAAGGACCGTGATGGTCTCAGGTAGCCTCATACTTATAACAGGGTGCCTGATGATGGCCCTTCTATCATCCACCCTGGGACTCTTCATACTGGCCGAGGTTCTCATGGCCCTTGGCCTCATAACAGTTATAGGGGCCCCATTGAGGTACATAATGCTTTCTGAGGCTCCCCCTGAACACAGGGCCTCAGGGCAGGCCCTCCTGAATATACTTTCAAGTGCCGGCCAGCTGGTGGGGGGTGCCATGATCGGGGGTGTTGTGGCATCCATTGGAGGAACCGGTGGTTACAGGTACTCATTCCTCCTCCTTGTGTTTGTCGCCATAACGATCTTCCTCCTCTCAACACGCCTCAAGAGAAGGGAAGAACAGATTGCTACCATGAAAAGGAACCTTTAGTTTTTTTAAAACCATATACACGTGATTAGTTCTACTAAAAGAATTAAAAGTTTAGTTATTCCGATGTGAGATACTGGTAGGTGAGTGCTGCAAGAACCGCCCCCACTATGGGGCCTATGACGTAGATGGGGTAGTAGTTCCAGAGGTTAGTGCCTGCGAAGATCATGTCATTGAGGTAGGGGCCGAAGGTACGTGCCGGGTTCAGTGAGCTTCCACTTATGTTACCTATTGTTGTGATTATACCTGCAACCGTGAGACCAATTATAATCCCTGCGA
Protein-coding sequences here:
- a CDS encoding MFS transporter — its product is MDKKSRNIILVLLFAGVFMGALDIGIIGPALPAIEKSFHVDPRLASWMFASYILFFMVGTPVMAKLSDRYGRRNIYILDITLFAAGSAITALSPSYPLLILGRSLQGFGAGGIFPVASAFIGDTFPPESRGRALGIIGSVFGFSSIAGPVLAGFILPYGWEWLFLINIPIAAIIVIAGFFILPVTVKDDEGGFDVLGTIILAVLVTSLAIGINQLDTADIPGSITRPIVSLPLLIAIALLPLLWRVENSARDPIIQVDLLREREVRIATAISAGNGLSQSAIVFIPSYALLALSLSESMASFSLLPFVMTMALGAPVIGFLLDRVGSRTVMVSGSLILITGCLMMALLSSTLGLFILAEVLMALGLITVIGAPLRYIMLSEAPPEHRASGQALLNILSSAGQLVGGAMIGGVVASIGGTGGYRYSFLLLVFVAITIFLLSTRLKRREEQIATMKRNL